A region of the Zootoca vivipara chromosome 3, rZooViv1.1, whole genome shotgun sequence genome:
GAGTCCAATGCTATGACTCCATTTCCTACTCACTTATTTTGCAGATTCATGGAAATACATGATGTGCgcaagcacatgcacacacacacacacacacacacattcagaatcCTGTTACACTATAAACattctctttcccaccccaccccctctgcaaAACATGCTTTCAATTAAAAAATATCATTAGGGGCCTGTGATTTGGAAGTAGGGCAGGTCACAAAGGCAGAGTGCTACAAACAGCAATTTTCAGTTATGCCAGGTAAGGTTTGCTAAAACTCCCTGAGAAATTGAAGGCGCAAGCAGTTGTTATGAGAATTACATTCTTTGCTACTGGAATTGCTTGACCAATTTTTCTATGGCATTCGATTGGGGTTGCCCACAGAATGTCACTGTTTTGGAAGAGGGATTTAATTGTgtactggaaatttaggtttgtgcaactAAATCACtctggattaaagcactctgtacaacaaatccactttttaaaaggagagttattgggaaatgcactgaaaataaTGATAGATTGACAGGCAGACCTATAACCTCTTTGAAAACTCATCAGGATCAAATTAGGGTGAATGCACATTATTGCACTCTCCCCAGAAACAGATTAGAATGAAGATAAAGAGCAGGCATAATATAACATCTGTGTCAactttatgcaagcaaatcaggataaatggtTGATATCCTCCAAACTAAATAGTGTATTAAGTATCACTATTGCTATATTGCTATATAAATGAGGAACATGAAATTTCCAGTACCTTATTCGACCACTTGTTTTCCCCTATGTTAGTCCTGCTACCTCTGGAACAACATAAAATAGCTTGTTTTGAACATGCTTTTATCTCCATCTTCATTTGGCTTGGGAAAGCTCTGCATGCCAAAAGATGCTTCATGTTCATATGAGTTACTGAAAATGATTTTAGGCTCTATATCAAGTGTAAGGTTTAATTATATCAGACTGCTGATATTTTGCTTTGCTGCAACCTACTATTTCTTTCTCACTTTATCTTGACTCCTTAATAAATACTAAGTACTTTGCaaacttagggacccaggtggcactgtgggttaaaccacagagtctagggcttgctgatcagaaggtcggcggttcgaatccctgcaacggggtgagctcccgttgcttggtcccagctcctgcccacctagcagtttgaaagcaaatcaaagtgcaagtagataaatagggatcgctccagcgggaaggtaaacgccgtttccgtgctctgctctggttcgccaaaagcagctatgtcatgctggccacatgacccggaagctgtctgcggacaaacgccagctcccttggcctatagagcgagatgagcgccacaaccccagagtcagacacgactggacctgatggtcaggggcccctttacctttaactttgcAAACTTAGGATCATCTCACCAGTTTTTTAACTAGCTTGGGTCCAGACTAGAGATTTGTGAAAAGGTAATGGGAATTACAGTACTTGATTGATTCTGGCTCCAGAGGAAAGGCAGGTTTGAAGGATGTTCCTTCCCTGCTCTCAAGAAACCCCATAGCTATGAAGTGCCTTCTGCTTCAGAGCTAGAGAGATAATGCAGGTGGTTGTGATTATTAAAGGGTCACTCTTCTCTTGGTGGCATTTCCCTTTTTGTTACACATCACAAATATCCAGAGTTCTCATCTATAGAAAACTACACCTGGTAGTGCTGTCCTGCTAGGGCCCTTGGTTGGTTCTACTATGCAGCAGGCTGAATTGACTCGCTTCTTGTGGCATGGGCGGGAGAAGGAGAGGTGAAAGCAGGAATTAGTGCCTGAATTATGCAGGAAGATTTTGTCAAGCATTAGCCCTAGCGAGGTTGGGATACCATTAGGCTTTGCTTCAGGTAGCTCAGCGTCTTGGATCAGCACTGCTGGGCTTAGAAGATGTGCTGCAttttcaaaaatgcaaaacagattgcacTATGCCTTGAAGACTGAGACATCAGAGTGAAAGCTGGCATGCCTACTGAGGACAAAATGCAAAGGATGGTTCCCCAGCACATGCATACACATCCATTTTCAAGGACCAGGAACAAACTagggtcctcaaacactctgcttTATTGGTTCTATCAGGTGTTGCAAGAATTCATCGTACATCCTAGCATTGTGAACCACAGCAGAAACTGAGTTGTGCTTTGAATGCCTAATGTGTCAGAAAAGCAAACCCCTTTCAGAGTCGCTCAAATTTCTTGTTTCCATGACAGTCAAAAATGTAGTTTGTTTTACGGCTTCATGTTTCTTGCAGAAGACCTTCCTAACAAGCCCTTTTGCAACGTAcaactttgatttattttttcttccatCTGTCCTTCCTGGATAACAGGTGACACATCATATACTAAGATATGTTGACATGAATGACAGCTGAATGATTGGAATGCTGATGGTGCCTGGCAGCTGAACTAAAGATTGGCAGGGATGTTAAGAAGATTGGTCTTTGAAATACCAGTTTGATCTCAATAGCGCGTGGCCTCTGAATTGTTTGGAAACTTCTCTGCAGAGTGCTTTTCAGGACAAATTCAACAATTTATTCATGTGCCACAGATGATGTACCACCATCTAGTTTCTGTGTTTCATGAGATCAGAGGCTCCAACCTTCACCAGAGGATTGAGGGGGCCTGTGCGCAATGCCCTGATGCACTGAcatcgtggggggggggctctgaacattgagggggcccggctccttaaagaaaaaaaaagatcacGGGATCCCACAGTGCTTCAGCCCCTAGGAGCCGGTGCTACTGCATGGAATACAATGGTAAATTCCAGAGCTAAAGAAAGATGGAAGCCATTTCATTGTACTACTTGCTTCAtttatagaaaaagaaatgttattACTTAAGTTAGTCTAGATTTACACTACCTGGAGATCCTTCCTTCTGAGATTAGGGAGTTTCTGTACTTTaactggagaaagagaaaaatgaacTATGCACTTGGCCAGGATACTTCCATGTATTGTTGCTTCAAATCTTCCTGTACCTAAACTGAAGTATACAGAGGTGAAGTACCTGgattgctcagttggttagaatgtggtgctgataacaccacagttgcaggtttgatccctgtatggggcagctgcatattcctgcattgcagggggttggactagattatcctcagggtcccttccaactctatgactctaaaGTCTAAGTAATTGTAATCTCTGAAAGCTCAACTCTGCCACCATCTTCCTTTCTGCTGATTCTTGTGTCCATTTTTAGATGATGCCCCCTTGACGTAGcaaactgtaaaaaaaataaaacaaaactttgaCTATATGCTgctatcaaaataaaaataaaaaatccttccagtagcacgaaagctcatacctatgacaaacttagttggtctctaaggtgctactggtaataacaaggccagtggaagtgatgatattccagctgaactatttaaaattttaaaagatgatgctgttaaggtgctacacccaatatgccagcaagtttggaaaactcagcaatggccagaggattggagaagatcagtctacatcccaattccaaagaagggcagtgccaaagaatgctccaactaccgcacaattgcgctcatttcacacgctagcaaggttatgcttaaaattctacaaggcaggcttaggcagtatgtggaccgagaactcccagaagtgcaagctggatttcgaaagggcagaggaaccagagaccaaatagcaaacatgcgctggattatggagaaagctagagagttccagaaaaacgtctacttctgcttcattgactatgcaaaagcctttgactgtgtcgaccacagcaaactatggcaagttcttaaagaaatgggagtgcctgatcacctcatctgtctcctgagaaatctctatgtgggacaagaagctacagttagaactggatatggaacaactgagtggttcaaaattgggaaaggagtacaacaaggttgtatattgtctccctgcttatttaacttatatgcagaattcatcatgcgaaaggctggactagatgaatcccaaaccggaattaagattgccggaagaaatatcaacaacctcagatatgcagatgacacaaccttgatggcagaaagcgaggaggaattaaagaaccttttaatgagggtgaaagaggagagcgcaaaatatggtctgaagctcaacatcaaaaaaaccaagatcatggccactgctcccatcacctcctggcaaatagaaggggaagaaatggaggcagtgagagattttactttcttgggctccttgatcactgcagatggtgacagcagtcacgaaattaaaagacgcctgcttcttgggagaaaagcaatgacaaacctagacagcatcttaaaaagcagagacatcaccttgccgacaaaggtccgtatagttaaagctatggttgtcccagtagtgatgtatggaagtgagagctggaccataaagaaggctgatcgtcgaagaattgatgcttttgaattatggtgctggaggagactcttaataataataataataataatttattatttataccccgcccatctggccgggttcccccagccactctgggcggcttccaaaaaaacagaaattctaaaatacagaaatccatcaaacattaaaagcttccctaaacagggctgccttgagatgccttctaaaggtctggtaattgttctctttgacctctagtgggagggcattccacagggtgggtgccactcttgagagtcccatggactgcaagaagatcaaacctatccattcttaaggaaatcagccctgagtgctccctggaaggacagatcgtgaagctgaggttccaatactttggccacctcatgagaagagaagaatcgttggaaaagaccctgatgttgggaaagattgagggcactaggagaaggggacgtcagaggacaagatggttggacagtgttctcgaagctacgaacatgagtttgaccaaactgcgggaggcagtgcaagacaggagtgcctggcgttctatggtccatggggtcacgaagagtcggacacgactaaaagactaaacaacaacaacaacaaggtgctactggaaggattttttattttgactgcgtcagaccaacacggctacctacctgtaactatatgctGCTATGTTAAACCTATgcaggttgtatccaatgatgGCTTTGCCTGGAAAGTGCTTCTTGCTCATCTAAGTTGGCTGTGAAAGGCATTGACACTGAAAGCAGATTTCTTGGCTATAGACCCAACCTGCCCCTTAGTCACAGATCCTTACAAACCGGTTCAGATGACAGAGTGATAAGAGGAAAGCACTCAGTGAAAAGGTACAGCGTAAGGTGGCCAGGTAAAAGAGAGGATAGGGCTTCTGGACTTTTAATAGTTGTTCAGAAGACCggatttcagcaggtgtggcTTGCAGGACAAGCCGGATCTGTTGCAATTCTTCTACACAACCATTCATGCTTCAGGACCGTTTTCTGCCCTTTTGTGACACCCCAAATAGCTGCTTAAAACAGCTGACCCATAACGTACAGTGTTAGGTGTTGCTGCTTTTAACCCTGTAAGCTGCTTTATTTTGCATTAAAAGTGGTATATGTGTGTACTGTTTGgtgatttttgaaatattaatatatatgtctgaatgtgtgtgtgtgtgtgtgagagagagagagagagagagagagagagagagagagagagagagagagagaaagaaagaaagaaagaaagaaagaaagaaagaaagaaagaaagaaagaaagaaagaaagaaagaaagaaagcacttttaaataaaataaataacttggCACAACAGTGAGGCTTTATATGGGTTTTACAGTTTGGACAGAAATACCGTAAACACAAGTAATCTTTCAGCCCTAGTTCAGCATCATTTGTGTAAAATGGCCTTAATCTTTTTCTCAAGGGGTCCCTctcctggctgctgttttgcctgCAGTACCCAGTAGCTTAATTAGAAACAAGGGCTGAACATACTGAAGCATAAAATAAATATCTGTATTAGAAAACAGTTTAGCTGCTGGAGAAACATGAGAAAGGAACAAAGTTTTACAGTAAATTGTTAACAGATGCTAGAAAAGTTCAGCATATGGGAGGCTACGTAATACTGAAAAGTATGAAACATTATGGCAAAAATAATAAACCAAATATTTGCAGAGAACATGGGTAACACTATTCTTCAAAAGGCTGTGTTATCTTTCAGGGGTACAAGCTTATCAACTAATTGTGTAAAAGAGGAGTATAAAGATAAGAGTACTGAGGCTATTTTGATTACAGTAAttatgttttttaattaaaaaaatgcccTTTAaaatttagaattttttttaatgaaagttctCTGTCATCTCCTCCAACATCACCAAAGGCGACATATAACAGTCAGatataattaaatataataaactgagtttttaaaattcatcagacaaaaaaaatccaaaagttTATATTTAGCAATACTTTTACTTAATTATATCTTAAGTTAGATCAGCATAGTCAAATACTACTTACTGAGCAGTGCTGGTATCCTGATTATGGAACTTCCTCCCTAAGTGGATGCATTTAGCTCCTATGTCAATGAATTTTCAGCAGAGTTTGAAAATGCTTTCCTCAAAACTGACATTTTAACACTGCATTAAACTGCTGCTTTTAATGATTTCTTTGCTGCTTGGTTTTCGTATTTATActaatgttgtatttttactgtCAACGATCATGTTTTAACTGCAGCTGTCATTctaacattttaatattttggttgTGGTTTTGTGATTCATAATGAGCTTTTATCTCATGACCCATCCCAGTTAACCGTGAGATGTGGCCTATGAATACCCAAGTAAATGAATATGGCTTGTGTCCACTGCCATCTAGGAATGAAGCCTGCAGTCTTTTGATATGTAGTTATTACTATGTTTTTGTGCTGCAATCTTTATTCTTCAGCTTGAAATCATTACTGTTCCCATTTAAGTTAGGCCTGCTAGATCCATCCACCAGACAATTGTTCTTTGGACCTGGCAACTGATGCACTGGTTTGTTTCTATAAAGAACTATTTACTTTAATGGGCTGTACAGTGGTTTGAGAACAAGGTGAACCATAAAATCTGGTGCCAACTCCACCTTAGATCCTTTATAACAATAGCTTTGACATTtgcgagccagtgtggtgtagtggttaagagcggtagactctggtgaaccgggttcgcgtctctgctcctccacatgcagctgctgggtgaccttgggctagtcacacttctctgaagtctctcagccccactcacctcacagagagtttgttgtgagggaggaagggaaaaggagattgttagccgctttgagactccttagggtagtgataaagtgggatatcaaatccaaactcctcttcttcgaTGAATCCTGCTGGGATAGTACCTGGCCGGGCTGGCTAATCCTGCAAAATAGGAAGTGTACTAACGGTGCAAGTATGGCTCTCTCTTTTGTCTCTGATATGACTGCACAACAAAAGCTGAGTATGGCCCCTGCTTTTAACCTCAAGCTGCCCAAGGCTGCTGTCATCAGCTTGTGTCTGCCCTTGTTGTACCTCCTGGCCCCTCCCACTGGCAAAAAACCTTTTATGTGCGCTGTGTTGTATAATTTTCCCTTCTAAGGCTGTGCATGTATAGGATACAGTGTCGATTTTGCTGACACAGTGGTAGTGTTATCTCCCCATGCCCCTGGCATAACTCAAAAAAGGCTAAAGAAATTGAGCAAaagtgattttgtttttgtttttgtaggaTTTATACATCAGACAATGATTCATGGTTATTTAGCATATATACTGATCAGTCAAATGGTCATCAGAAGATGAAATTAATTTCGGTCCTCAAACTGTGCCTTATTTTTTAACAGGTATGCTGCAAGGAATTCAATAGGATTTGGTGGtctgaaaataaaaagagaatagTGGTTTTGTACATAGCTACCAATTCAAGaattcttttaatttcatttaaattATCAAAATTACCCACCTAAAATTTCAGGAATGGAACCCACAGTATGTAGTAGATTTAAAAAGACTAAAAGTACTTGAGTATTGTTTGGGATCACAAAACATTTTACTTTAATACTTTACAGCGGCAGTCCTAACcctacttatctgggagtaagccccattgaattaaacAGAAATTTATTTGAGTAGACATGGGTTAGGATTCTGCCATAAGTAGCAGGCACTTGGTAAATGTAGAGTTGCTAGTGAAAACATTTTAATTTCTTATATCATTAGCATTTTTTCTCTTAATTCCATCTGTTGTGGGCTAAATTACAAAGTTTCAAAGAATGTCAGATTTTTACAGCTGTTCGTTTgatctgcttttttattttaacttgGGGCAAGTGTTAAATTCCTTAAAATGGAAATGAATTCCTTAACTCCTATACTGGACTGGCATGGCTTAAAGCTGCTGAACTATAATGTTATGTGGTGGTTGTTGGGCCTGAAAAATGAGGGGGAAATGCTTACATTTACTTACTTTATGCTTACTGTCTATCCCAATCCCCTTCTGCTTGGGAAGGGAAATGAGGGAAAACTACTAGACATATGGAAACAGGGATTAAAAATATGTAGATTTAGGAATGCTTGGCTGTAGGAGCTCCCACCATCTCTTCCTACAGAAATAACAGGAGAGTAGTAGTGATCCAGTAgcaatacatcccccccccccaaaaaaacaggataATGAATGCTGTGGTCTCTCATTATAGCCATGTCAAATCAGATTGTATATCAATCTTATCAAATTAAGTAGTGCTTATCAAATTAAGGCTGATGACCAGAGCCAGCATAACTACTTCTAGTTTGTGTAGAAATTTTCACACTTCACACACATGCATTAAAGTCTCACTCTCAAACACAACAAATGAGGTGGCATATAAGTGTCAGGACTATATCAGTTCAAAATACAAGTGTGGGCTCACATGAATGAATTATTCTTCATACAAAAATGCTTGAAAAACAGCATATCAAGGAGTAAGGTCTAATGATGCAAAATGCTACATTGTTTATGTGCAAATGATTATTTAGTGTGCAAAATTCATTCACCTGAGCTCCTACCCACTGTTGTAAAGCCCAGTCATATATTTCCCACCTCGCTGTTTGTAAGAACTAGACCTATAAAACGACTGCAAGCAGAAGTTTGTGAACGTTGTTAAGAATGAAATCATGAAAGATAAACAAATATGCTACCTTTCTTTTGCAAGTACTGCAAGACCTTGTAGTAAGATAGGCACAACTGTCTGGTCCAGATAGGCACGCGTAGGTAGTGACTGAAGATCTACTTTCTGCTTTGATGTTTTCTCTGCACTTGCTTTCTCATTTTCCACTATTCGcttaaaatgtaaacaaacaCTAGATGAAGACAGCAATTCAGTGTTCAAGTTGAAAATATAAAGTCATGCATTTCTGGACTATCTAAAAATTGACCAAAAATCCATACGTTTTACTTATTCAGTGAAATAAGTACTGTATGTTTTCTCCAAAAAAAATCATGCAGAAGCCCCattaaaaatgtttctttccTTGAAAATTCTGTTTGCTTACCATGGTTCCATGAGACAGCCATTACTGTTTCATGGCCTGATTTTTACAGATTTACAGCAAAAATGTCTAGATGAGGTGAATGGTggtgaaataaaaattattttgcacaaaaatgcacacaaatatgCAAATCTATTCAATAGGTTAACATCAATCTGAGGATCTTCATATATGCAACAGTCTAATACTATACTAATACTAATGCCAGGatgaaagcttttaaaaacagcaaaataaatctTTCTCATTCTGAGCCGCACAAGCTCAGGCACTTCCATAATAAATACCTGAGATTGTACAGTTGTATTAGACAAGCTATCCTAACACATGACTGGATCAGAGGCCTTATCGCTAGCTTCACTCAATTCTATGAATAAACAACTTTAGCAAATTGTACTCTTAATTTAAGAGTATCAATATaagactattattattttaattcattacccacccttcactcaAAGTTCCCACCATGGCCAACAACCATTTACAATACAGTTTAAAAACTTACAATTAAGAAATACAATCACAAAAAATAGAGCAGATCCCAATTTCAACAGGGAATAGTTAACTCTCATTATAAACTTAGTTACCTCTACGTTCTCTGTAAGACCATACTCCGCATGAGGATTTTCTGGAACCTGCAAAGCATCACACAGTTATAAAATATCTCTTACACACACAATCTCACTAACGCAGGTATTGTTGGGGGGTTTGGCATTACCTGTGGCTGGCTCTCCATAATCTGTTCTGTCTCCATGATGTGTGGAAGTTAGCAAATACGAAGTAGTCTTAGTGGGGAGGAAACAGAAAGTTACTGATTACACTGTGATCAGTTTTAGAAATCTCTCTCTTAAGTAAAGCTGATAGTTCATGTTACCAACAACTTCCAAGTGTCTTTTGGTATGACACATTTCATAACTCCCCGTTAAGAGATCTTTTATCAGAtatattttcattaaaaataaatccctTAACAAGAAGATCAAGGGTTTAAATGTCAGTTGTTTTAAGCAGAAAGGTTAATTTCTATCCAAATGATGGGGGAAGCAGGATCAACTACATGCACTGCTGAGAAAGCAATGATACCTTTGTcgatccagatgttgctgacctcAACCTCCACAATAAGCACAGAAAACAGATAGGGATGGCAGaccaacagcatttggaaggccacagattccccatccctgttgtaaTGGCTGCGTATTGAACTTGCGCACGGTTCCTCAGCAGTAAGTCCCCGTTAATCTAATGGGTCTTACATTACTCCAGAGTAAGCGTGCCTGCAATTGCAGCCTATGCGTCCGTAAGGAAAAGCTTCATCCGATCGAGGAGCAGCCCGAACGCGACTACCAACAGCCggcttgcctgcctgcttttCGTTTCTTAAAGGCCGCGCTGTCAAGCGACCCTCGTGGCTCCGAAGGACCCGCGCTGGCTACGCTCAGAATTATAGGACCCCCGGAGCCCGAGCGGCAGAAGCGCCAAGAGGGCAGCAGGCGGCCCCTGGACATCCATTTCCCCGCTCCCGCTCTCCGGCCACAAGGCTGCCTCGGGGAGGATGGACGCCGCGCCGCGAACCTCGGTCCGCGGCTCGGCAGCCCGCGCTCACCTCCGCTTAGCCGAGCAGCTCTTGGGTTCGAGGATGAAAAGTCAGCAAGAAAAACCACCCGTCGCGGAGCAACGAGCGAAACAATCCGCGAGACGAGTCGTAAACAAGGAACTTCGGCTGTCGTACAGCGGCGCGCCGTAAAGGAGGGAGCGGGGAAATGTCGCGCTTCCAAAGCGGCAAGCTATTCGGGCCTCTAGCGCGCCTGCGTAATGGAGAGAGCTCACCAAGGCAGAAGCGGCGGGGTGGGGATTCGCCTGTTTGAGAAGATAGGAACTCTCTGTCGCGGTCGCAGCTCCTTCTGTGAAGGATGGATGGGCTTTAGCGTGGAGGTTAGCTCATCGCTCAAACCCTGTTCTCAGTTTTCGGCATGTGAAAatcagaataaaaagaaaaagtgtggTCTTGTTCGTTTCTCTTCACCCCGATCAAATAAGTTTGAATTCTGTTGAAGTATTTCTTCATTCTGTGTTCAGTAATAATAAATCATCTTGTCTAGCAATTAGTACTCAAGATGGATGTCAAAGTTTTgtgcaaa
Encoded here:
- the DPY30 gene encoding protein dpy-30 homolog, translated to METEQIMESQPQVPENPHAEYGLTENVERIVENEKASAEKTSKQKVDLQSLPTRAYLDQTVVPILLQGLAVLAKERPPNPIEFLAAYLLKNKAQFEDRN